A part of Tardiphaga sp. vice304 genomic DNA contains:
- a CDS encoding acyltransferase family protein — protein sequence MLYSVHLLRFFASAIVVVSHTSNVFGLAKTQINPGDIGVDIFFIISGIVIGLSTKDGDSVVRFALKRFIRIVPVYLLATVAMFLFLIQIKQMPPWIDFWASLTFTSVFRNNYFPIVFPGWTLSYEMGFYAIYAVILALFKSHVRIVAILAVAAFSSLTIQSGGGYLGTARFLEFAFGLGVATVIDRIDADNPRLGYLCFALFAASLYSNLHGPSGPLTWGVASLLLIIGVLQFERQDFFRNRLCVLLGDASYAIYIFHVPIMSVLRELTKGTGFEQLTVVVAPAVALLGGIALHTVVVDPITRFFRLCLLPSPKSSDGIIPLGMANGPHPVILPAVRDTTPAVMDRQ from the coding sequence ATGCTATATTCAGTACATCTGCTGCGGTTTTTTGCCTCCGCGATTGTCGTGGTCAGCCACACTAGCAATGTCTTTGGCCTTGCAAAGACACAGATTAACCCCGGCGACATCGGCGTCGACATCTTCTTCATCATCAGCGGCATCGTGATCGGCCTGTCGACGAAGGACGGAGATTCAGTTGTCCGCTTCGCCCTGAAGCGCTTCATACGGATCGTTCCTGTCTATTTACTTGCCACAGTGGCGATGTTTTTATTTCTCATTCAAATAAAGCAGATGCCGCCATGGATTGACTTTTGGGCCTCGCTGACCTTCACGTCGGTGTTCCGAAATAACTACTTTCCGATCGTCTTCCCTGGATGGACGCTGAGTTACGAGATGGGCTTTTACGCCATCTACGCCGTGATCTTGGCGCTTTTCAAAAGTCACGTCCGGATTGTCGCGATCTTAGCCGTTGCAGCGTTTTCGTCGCTGACTATTCAGTCTGGGGGAGGCTACCTTGGGACGGCGCGCTTTCTCGAATTTGCGTTCGGCCTCGGCGTTGCCACCGTCATCGATCGGATCGATGCGGACAACCCGCGGCTAGGATACTTGTGCTTCGCTCTTTTCGCGGCGTCTCTCTACTCTAACCTTCACGGCCCTTCCGGACCGCTGACGTGGGGAGTGGCGAGCCTGCTGCTGATCATCGGCGTGCTCCAATTCGAGCGTCAAGACTTTTTCCGAAACAGGCTTTGCGTCCTTCTCGGGGACGCGAGCTACGCGATCTATATCTTCCATGTTCCTATCATGTCGGTATTGCGTGAGCTGACGAAGGGCACCGGCTTTGAACAACTGACGGTCGTGGTGGCGCCCGCCGTGGCTCTCCTCGGCGGAATTGCACTTCACACGGTCGTCGTCGATCCCATCACGCGCTTTTTCAGATTATGCCTTTTACCTAGTCCTAAATCGTCCGACGGGATAATACCTCTTGGCATGGCGAATGGCCCCCATCCGGTGATCCTGCCTGCTGTCCGAGATACGACGCCAGCAGTAATGGATCGCCAATAA
- a CDS encoding septal ring lytic transglycosylase RlpA family protein produces MTRDRGETCIASQYGVGDGYHGRRTASGERFNTYALTAAHRTRRFGSHVKVTNMANGRLVAVRINDRGPFVRGRCIDLSRAAANAIGMGGTARVRVD; encoded by the coding sequence ATGACCCGCGACCGAGGCGAAACCTGCATTGCCAGTCAGTATGGGGTAGGGGACGGCTACCACGGGCGCCGGACGGCCTCTGGCGAGCGGTTCAATACCTATGCACTGACCGCCGCGCATCGCACCAGGCGCTTCGGCAGCCACGTCAAGGTGACGAACATGGCTAACGGCCGGTTGGTCGCGGTCCGCATCAATGACCGCGGCCCGTTCGTCCGCGGCCGCTGCATCGATCTGAGCCGCGCGGCCGCCAATGCGATCGGGATGGGCGGCACGGCGCGGGTGAGGGTGGATTGA
- a CDS encoding phage GP46 family protein — translation MGSVRIRISEGETPQPSLLWDSVWSPPDGFADWAIAGADEVQNRGGLQAKAALHTAVVIALFTDRRMPDDHPLRHLIDDGDPRGWFGDGVDIRPELGETEMGSLLWVFERSYLTEDIRKWVEQIAFEALAPLIFQRAAVRIEAEATAQFAVNRVDLAVKIFGRDNKQIYDFRFEDLWRQTARTDKPKPFPQYPPLI, via the coding sequence ATGGGCTCGGTACGCATTCGCATCTCCGAAGGGGAGACGCCGCAACCCTCGCTGCTCTGGGACAGCGTCTGGAGCCCGCCCGACGGCTTCGCCGACTGGGCCATCGCGGGCGCGGACGAGGTGCAGAACCGCGGCGGGCTGCAGGCGAAAGCCGCACTGCACACCGCAGTGGTCATCGCGCTGTTCACCGATCGGCGGATGCCCGACGATCATCCGCTTCGCCACCTGATCGACGACGGCGATCCGCGTGGCTGGTTCGGCGATGGCGTCGATATCAGGCCGGAGCTCGGCGAGACCGAGATGGGGTCGCTGCTCTGGGTGTTTGAGCGGTCGTATCTGACCGAGGACATCCGCAAATGGGTCGAGCAAATCGCCTTCGAGGCGCTGGCGCCGCTGATCTTCCAGCGAGCGGCGGTGCGGATAGAGGCTGAGGCGACGGCGCAGTTTGCGGTCAACCGCGTTGATCTCGCCGTGAAGATCTTCGGCCGCGACAACAAGCAGATTTACGACTTCCGCTTCGAGGATCTGTGGCGGCAGACCGCCCGGACCGACAAGCCGAAGCCCTTCCCGCAATATCCTCCGCTGATCTGA
- a CDS encoding YkvA family protein — protein MLASIKIWAKTLKRDAHALYLAARDPRVPWYAKGLAIAVAGYALSPIDLIPDFIPVIGYLDDLIIVPLGIALVVRMIPPGIMAEHRALAEAAQERPVSRGAVAVIVIIWIASTVAVGWIAYRYFSN, from the coding sequence ATGCTTGCATCGATCAAAATATGGGCCAAAACTTTAAAGCGAGACGCGCACGCATTGTATCTTGCGGCGCGTGATCCGCGTGTCCCATGGTATGCGAAGGGGCTGGCAATCGCGGTCGCGGGCTACGCTCTTTCACCAATCGATTTAATTCCAGATTTTATCCCGGTCATCGGATATCTGGATGATTTGATTATCGTCCCACTTGGAATCGCCCTTGTCGTACGAATGATCCCGCCGGGGATCATGGCGGAGCACCGCGCTCTGGCGGAAGCTGCGCAAGAACGGCCTGTGAGCCGGGGTGCTGTAGCGGTCATTGTGATAATCTGGATAGCGTCCACTGTCGCGGTCGGCTGGATCGCGTACCGATACTTTTCAAACTAG
- a CDS encoding ice-binding family protein yields MKPLYLHRFVAAAILVTATSTSANAQVPDLGTAANFAVLAGSTVTNTGPTIVTGNVGLSPGSAVTGFPPGVVLPPGSTFIADAVAVQAQIDLTTGYNTIAARPTTTDLTGTNLGGMTLTPGVYSFTTAAFLTGTLTLNALGNPNAVFIFNIGSTLTTASASTVRIIGGGTGNNVYWRVGTSATLGTTTTLVGDILALTSITLNTGATISCGSTLARNGAVTLDTNTIATRNLTAACTPSALLPSTVPANTAATTAAINSAFATAVANNNGILPNAFAQAFLNLSGLSPAQLLLALQQLNGEVGTGVAQSGFQAMNSFLSLVLSPNPGDTLSGDRSGIGPSRPGLIVKAPYPVKVTAAMAAFNAARRADFDPDRWGIWGAAYGGQTRIGGDTPAGLHDLNVRSYGFAGGLDYRLFANTTVGFALGGGATSFGLSDNMGGGRSDMLQAAIYSSTRFNAAYVSMALAYAWHDVTTDQYLSVANSDRLTANFKANNVGGRIEGGYRFGIPAVYMVPAFGITPYAALQGQAYFTPAYSENASSIFARSYDARTSTVYRTELGAWFDTSQAFYNDSILTLRSRAAWAHDEYSDPSISASFIALPGYRFVTYGVAPARDLLLASVGAEVRFRNRISVGAQFDGEFADRTTKYSGRAVVRYSW; encoded by the coding sequence GTGAAGCCCCTTTATCTCCACCGTTTTGTCGCGGCCGCTATACTGGTTACGGCAACGTCGACCTCGGCGAATGCACAGGTCCCCGATCTTGGGACCGCAGCGAATTTCGCGGTTTTGGCCGGATCAACCGTCACCAACACCGGCCCCACGATAGTGACAGGTAACGTCGGCCTCAGCCCCGGCAGCGCAGTTACCGGTTTTCCGCCCGGAGTCGTGTTGCCGCCAGGATCGACGTTCATTGCTGATGCTGTGGCAGTGCAGGCTCAGATCGATCTGACCACCGGTTACAACACGATCGCAGCTCGGCCCACCACTACCGACTTGACTGGCACGAACCTTGGCGGGATGACGCTGACGCCAGGGGTGTACAGTTTTACCACCGCCGCCTTCCTCACCGGCACGCTGACGTTGAATGCGCTTGGCAATCCCAATGCGGTCTTCATTTTCAACATCGGTTCTACGCTCACTACCGCCTCTGCTTCGACAGTGCGCATCATAGGCGGCGGCACCGGAAACAATGTCTATTGGCGGGTTGGCACGTCGGCGACGTTAGGCACGACCACAACTCTCGTGGGCGACATTTTGGCGCTTACGAGCATCACCCTGAACACCGGGGCGACCATCTCCTGCGGTAGCACGCTGGCCCGCAACGGCGCTGTGACGCTCGACACCAATACCATTGCGACCCGAAACCTGACGGCAGCCTGTACCCCGTCGGCGCTGCTGCCGAGCACCGTTCCGGCGAACACCGCCGCAACGACCGCGGCCATCAATTCGGCCTTCGCCACCGCCGTCGCGAACAACAACGGCATCCTGCCCAACGCCTTCGCGCAGGCGTTCCTCAACCTTTCGGGCTTGTCTCCGGCGCAGTTGCTGCTGGCGTTGCAGCAACTGAACGGCGAGGTCGGCACTGGCGTCGCGCAATCCGGTTTCCAGGCGATGAACTCGTTCCTGTCGCTGGTGCTCAGCCCGAATCCGGGCGACACGCTGTCGGGCGACCGCAGCGGCATCGGCCCGAGCCGTCCGGGGCTGATCGTCAAGGCACCCTATCCGGTGAAGGTCACCGCGGCGATGGCAGCATTCAACGCGGCGCGGCGTGCCGACTTCGATCCGGACCGTTGGGGCATCTGGGGCGCCGCCTATGGCGGCCAGACCCGCATCGGCGGCGACACCCCCGCCGGGTTGCATGACCTCAACGTGCGCAGCTACGGCTTTGCCGGCGGCCTCGACTACCGGCTGTTTGCCAACACCACCGTAGGCTTCGCGCTCGGCGGCGGCGCCACCAGTTTCGGTCTGTCGGACAACATGGGCGGCGGCCGCAGCGACATGTTGCAAGCGGCGATCTACAGCTCGACCCGGTTCAACGCAGCCTATGTCTCGATGGCGCTGGCCTATGCGTGGCACGACGTCACCACCGATCAGTATCTCAGCGTCGCCAATTCGGATCGTTTGACGGCAAACTTCAAGGCCAACAACGTCGGCGGCCGTATCGAAGGCGGCTATCGCTTCGGCATTCCAGCGGTTTACATGGTGCCGGCGTTCGGCATCACGCCCTATGCCGCTTTGCAGGGCCAGGCCTACTTCACGCCGGCCTACAGCGAGAACGCCAGCTCGATTTTCGCGCGCAGCTACGATGCGCGAACCTCGACGGTCTATCGTACCGAACTCGGTGCCTGGTTCGATACCAGCCAGGCATTCTATAACGACTCTATCCTAACGCTTCGCAGCCGTGCGGCCTGGGCGCATGACGAATACTCCGACCCAAGCATCAGTGCCAGTTTCATAGCACTGCCCGGCTACCGCTTCGTCACCTATGGAGTCGCGCCGGCGCGTGACCTGCTGCTGGCTTCGGTCGGCGCCGAGGTCCGCTTCCGCAATAGGATCTCGGTGGGCGCGCAGTTTGACGGCGAATTTGCCGACCGCACTACCAAGTACAGCGGCCGGGCCGTGGTGCGATATAGCTGGTGA
- a CDS encoding potassium channel family protein — protein MSETSASHIEPGSTAFHRLRLRMRLLYEGRDAQTRWFLYGLLAFDFVSMLFIIATSFLPRSDMIRAVDLGFGVIFLIEFAARFMAIRRPLRELLRFTTWTDVAVIGSLLASASGEAAGFLRVLRTLRLLRTFSVVQHLRRDSPLFRRHEDLITALANLSVFIFVMTGVVYETQRHSNPQIVNYADALYFTVTALTTTGFGDITLPGTMGRLITVAIMIFGVTLFLNLARVLFSPAKVRFRCPDCGLQRHDADAVHCKACGKLLNIPDEGLV, from the coding sequence ATGTCCGAAACGTCTGCGAGCCATATCGAGCCCGGCAGCACAGCCTTCCACCGGTTACGGCTGCGGATGCGCCTTCTTTATGAGGGCCGCGATGCGCAGACCCGCTGGTTTCTCTATGGATTGCTGGCGTTCGATTTCGTCTCGATGCTGTTCATCATCGCGACCTCGTTCCTGCCGCGCAGCGACATGATCCGCGCGGTAGACCTCGGCTTCGGCGTCATCTTCCTGATCGAATTCGCGGCGCGCTTCATGGCGATCCGGCGGCCGCTGCGCGAATTGCTGCGCTTCACCACCTGGACCGATGTCGCCGTGATCGGCTCGCTGCTGGCGTCCGCCAGCGGCGAGGCGGCCGGCTTCCTGCGCGTGCTACGCACGCTGCGGCTGCTGCGCACCTTCAGCGTGGTCCAGCATCTGCGCCGCGACAGCCCGCTGTTTCGCCGCCACGAGGACCTGATCACCGCGCTGGCCAATCTGTCGGTGTTCATTTTCGTGATGACCGGCGTGGTCTACGAGACCCAGCGCCACAGCAATCCGCAGATCGTCAACTATGCCGACGCGCTGTATTTCACGGTCACGGCGCTCACCACCACCGGCTTCGGCGACATCACCCTGCCCGGCACCATGGGCCGGCTGATCACCGTGGCGATCATGATCTTCGGGGTGACGCTGTTCCTGAACCTGGCGCGCGTGCTGTTCAGCCCGGCCAAGGTGCGATTCCGCTGCCCGGACTGCGGATTGCAGCGCCACGACGCCGACGCGGTCCACTGCAAGGCCTGCGGAAAACTGCTGAACATCCCGGATGAAGGGCTTGTGTGA
- a CDS encoding phage baseplate assembly protein domain-containing protein: MQWEHEDGLRGANRRFRIAKVDDTGTQQLVNLKGLKKEAPEEVWRPMPHGFTSNPPKDSDGYMVAMGDRSDRMLYVDGGHKKHRPRKLPEGAVALYNHSGDIIRVFEQNLDVVHAKKINLQIGKGTDVSSESGSKDADNSGAKNISIVLTANSMVLTYGNSSITLADNQITLQGVNILAKGNVDLGDVGGLAVDRTDDNPATKVKAV; the protein is encoded by the coding sequence ATGCAGTGGGAACACGAAGACGGATTGCGCGGCGCCAATCGCCGATTTCGGATAGCCAAGGTCGACGACACCGGTACCCAGCAGCTCGTCAATCTCAAAGGCCTGAAGAAAGAGGCTCCGGAAGAGGTTTGGCGCCCGATGCCGCACGGCTTCACGTCGAACCCCCCGAAGGATTCCGACGGCTATATGGTCGCGATGGGCGATCGCAGCGATCGCATGCTGTACGTCGACGGCGGCCACAAGAAGCACCGACCGCGCAAGCTGCCGGAAGGTGCCGTCGCCCTTTACAATCACAGCGGCGACATCATCCGTGTGTTCGAGCAGAACCTCGATGTCGTGCACGCCAAGAAGATCAACCTGCAGATCGGCAAGGGCACCGACGTCAGCAGCGAGTCCGGCAGCAAGGATGCCGACAATTCGGGCGCGAAGAACATCTCCATCGTGCTCACCGCCAACAGCATGGTGCTGACTTACGGTAATTCCTCGATCACGCTGGCAGACAACCAGATTACCCTGCAGGGCGTCAACATCCTGGCCAAGGGCAATGTCGATCTCGGCGACGTCGGCGGGCTCGCCGTCGATCGCACCGACGACAATCCGGCTACGAAGGTCAAGGCGGTCTGA
- a CDS encoding gp53-like domain-containing protein yields MAIKHKRTSARAHNNDPGAIQPEDWNDTHSVEGLLGALLDMAATPGTMPYIKADGTGGAVLTTDVGRALLSLVALSDLLALLNAAPTDSPLFTGNARAPTPAPGTNSTAISTTAFVQSAIAALVNSSPATLDTLKELADAIGDDPNFAATMATLIGTKLAKASNLSDLANVATARTNLGLALVAASGTYADLSGKPTLGTAAALAAGTAVGNLVQVITGGKLPVLDGSNLTGVVSAGSAQKSANLSDLANVATALANLNGEPKTIAKSLATSGYIKFGNGLILQWGFSTNLGVPTGISFPVTFPTACAAVLCQLEGSTTANVIAGTVDLRSASGFQLYQTYTPGGTVGASGNSFTWSAIGY; encoded by the coding sequence ATGGCCATCAAGCACAAGCGGACATCGGCGCGCGCGCACAATAATGACCCGGGCGCGATCCAGCCGGAAGACTGGAACGACACCCATAGCGTCGAAGGTCTGCTGGGCGCGCTGCTCGACATGGCCGCGACGCCCGGCACAATGCCGTATATCAAGGCCGACGGCACCGGCGGTGCCGTACTGACAACCGACGTAGGCCGCGCGTTGTTGAGCCTTGTGGCGCTGTCCGACTTGCTGGCATTGCTAAACGCCGCCCCGACCGATAGCCCGCTCTTCACCGGCAACGCTCGCGCGCCAACGCCGGCGCCGGGCACGAACTCGACCGCGATATCGACCACGGCTTTCGTGCAATCCGCCATCGCGGCGCTAGTCAATTCCTCGCCGGCCACCCTCGACACGCTGAAAGAGCTGGCCGACGCCATCGGCGACGACCCGAACTTTGCCGCTACCATGGCGACGCTGATCGGCACGAAGCTGGCCAAGGCTTCGAACCTGTCCGACTTGGCGAACGTCGCGACCGCGCGGACGAACTTGGGGCTGGCGCTAGTTGCGGCCTCCGGCACCTACGCGGACCTTTCCGGCAAGCCGACGCTCGGCACCGCGGCGGCGCTGGCCGCCGGAACGGCTGTCGGAAACTTGGTCCAAGTCATCACCGGCGGCAAGCTGCCGGTACTCGATGGTTCGAACCTGACGGGCGTTGTGTCGGCCGGCTCGGCTCAAAAATCCGCGAACCTGTCCGACCTCGCCAACGTCGCGACGGCCTTGGCGAACCTCAACGGCGAGCCGAAGACCATAGCGAAGAGCCTCGCGACGTCCGGATACATCAAGTTCGGTAACGGCCTCATCCTGCAGTGGGGCTTCAGCACAAATCTGGGCGTTCCTACCGGCATTTCGTTCCCGGTGACGTTTCCGACCGCATGCGCTGCCGTCCTGTGCCAGTTAGAGGGCTCGACCACCGCCAACGTCATCGCCGGAACCGTTGACCTCCGGTCGGCAAGCGGTTTCCAGTTGTACCAAACATACACCCCCGGAGGCACGGTCGGAGCCTCCGGCAACTCCTTCACCTGGTCTGCGATAGGGTACTGA
- a CDS encoding DUF5131 family protein, whose protein sequence is MKDSKIEWTDHTFSPWMGCTKASSACDGCYGRR, encoded by the coding sequence ATGAAAGACTCGAAGATCGAATGGACTGATCACACGTTCAGTCCGTGGATGGGATGCACAAAGGCCAGCTCGGCGTGCGACGGGTGCTATGGGAGGCGCTGA
- a CDS encoding baseplate J/gp47 family protein, translating to MFVLPTLKDLMERARQEFRTHLKGTDAYIWPNNLYATAKVLAGLTFEVMGFASYISRQKFAVTAPDIESLRLHGEEFGISQNPASPANGSVTVTALTAFSFDAGAKLSRADGGQYLTLGAGNLPEGGSITATVIAEADGSAGNASAGTDLVFVSGFTGDLADVIAQAGENGLTLGSDVEDIESYRARILFRKRNPPHGGSAADYVWWAGQVAGVSFYDDRPTVYVNRLWAGPGTVRVYPLMLDLYADGVPQTADILRVREFISQVQPAGASVSVAAPVRHPVNVTIGRLSPNTVPVREAVLAELRDLFRRRARVAGTDVPVANMPYLATPFAFSRSWIWQAIADASGEDAHELQWPIQDVVLAAGEIPVLGTVSFV from the coding sequence ATGTTCGTGCTGCCGACGCTCAAGGATCTGATGGAGCGCGCTCGCCAGGAGTTTCGTACCCATTTGAAGGGCACCGATGCCTACATATGGCCGAACAATCTTTATGCGACGGCGAAGGTGCTGGCCGGCCTGACCTTCGAGGTGATGGGCTTTGCGAGTTATATTTCCCGCCAGAAATTCGCGGTGACTGCGCCGGACATCGAAAGCCTGCGGCTGCATGGCGAGGAGTTCGGCATTTCTCAAAATCCGGCGTCGCCAGCAAACGGATCGGTGACGGTCACGGCCCTGACCGCTTTTTCCTTCGACGCCGGGGCGAAGCTGTCGCGCGCGGACGGGGGGCAATATCTGACGCTGGGCGCAGGCAACTTGCCCGAAGGCGGCTCGATCACGGCGACGGTCATTGCCGAAGCCGACGGGAGCGCAGGCAATGCGTCAGCCGGAACGGACCTCGTCTTCGTTTCCGGCTTCACCGGAGATCTTGCTGATGTCATCGCGCAGGCCGGCGAGAATGGCCTGACGCTCGGCTCCGACGTCGAGGATATCGAGAGCTACCGCGCGCGCATTCTATTCCGCAAGCGCAATCCGCCGCACGGTGGATCCGCAGCCGACTATGTCTGGTGGGCAGGCCAGGTGGCCGGGGTCTCCTTCTATGACGACCGGCCGACGGTGTATGTGAACCGCCTGTGGGCCGGCCCCGGCACCGTGCGAGTTTATCCATTGATGCTGGACCTCTACGCCGACGGCGTTCCGCAGACGGCTGATATCTTGAGGGTGCGAGAGTTCATTAGCCAAGTACAACCGGCCGGGGCGTCGGTCTCCGTCGCGGCGCCGGTGCGGCATCCGGTCAACGTGACGATCGGCAGATTATCGCCCAACACCGTCCCGGTGAGGGAAGCCGTGCTCGCCGAACTCAGGGATCTGTTCAGGCGCCGGGCCCGCGTCGCCGGCACGGATGTTCCGGTGGCCAACATGCCGTACTTGGCGACGCCGTTCGCGTTTTCGCGGTCGTGGATATGGCAGGCGATCGCCGATGCAAGCGGTGAAGACGCCCATGAACTGCAGTGGCCGATACAGGACGTCGTCCTCGCCGCCGGGGAGATCCCGGTGCTCGGCACCGTGAGCTTCGTCTGA
- a CDS encoding polysaccharide deacetylase family protein, with amino-acid sequence MACASFRVTALVGFGLLGFAGSSAQAANCPGNPDALGTSRTIVVDPREHPRIGTMQYSKTLPLEDHEVVLTFDDGPIPKHSNAILAILAQQCIKATFFEVGRMAQEHPEGVRKLIAAGHSVGTHTQNHPLTMNRLPIEAAQKEIDDGIASVTAALGDPALLSPFFRVPGLLRAGIVEDYLASRGIQTWSADFPADDWRHVSSTTVHDLAISRLKAKGKGILLLHDIQPRTVAALPGILADLKAGGFRIVHVVAATATLPKTPTTPQQWQMYPTSPTVAISRWQKVPSFAYAHLDMLPAPAMSASDQTLSFPETRRRLRGEAPLTAPWPRELSLQAMTARATLPVPSKSLFEIMERRSAPITALVRLPHHAQGQQGSDAVARPITIEASAARRAIPGSMPVTQPGLQPGPHAFR; translated from the coding sequence ATGGCTTGTGCCTCATTTCGAGTAACCGCCCTGGTGGGCTTCGGCCTGCTCGGCTTCGCGGGCTCGTCCGCTCAGGCCGCCAACTGCCCCGGCAATCCCGACGCGCTCGGCACCTCCCGGACCATCGTCGTCGATCCCCGCGAGCATCCGCGGATCGGCACCATGCAGTATTCGAAAACGCTGCCGCTGGAAGACCACGAGGTGGTGCTGACCTTCGATGATGGCCCGATCCCGAAACACAGCAACGCCATTCTGGCGATTCTGGCCCAGCAGTGCATCAAGGCGACGTTCTTCGAGGTCGGCCGCATGGCGCAGGAACATCCGGAAGGCGTGCGCAAGCTGATCGCCGCCGGCCACAGCGTCGGGACCCACACGCAAAACCATCCGCTGACCATGAACCGGCTGCCGATCGAAGCCGCACAAAAGGAAATCGACGACGGTATCGCCTCGGTGACGGCGGCGCTCGGCGATCCCGCGCTGCTGTCGCCATTCTTCCGGGTCCCCGGACTGTTGCGGGCGGGCATCGTCGAGGACTATCTGGCGTCCAGGGGCATCCAGACCTGGAGCGCCGATTTCCCCGCCGACGACTGGCGCCACGTCTCGTCCACGACCGTGCATGACCTTGCGATCTCGCGCCTCAAGGCCAAGGGCAAGGGCATCCTGCTGCTGCACGACATCCAGCCGCGCACGGTCGCCGCCCTGCCCGGCATTCTTGCCGACCTGAAAGCCGGCGGCTTCCGCATCGTCCATGTGGTAGCCGCGACGGCCACGCTGCCGAAGACCCCGACGACGCCGCAGCAGTGGCAGATGTATCCGACCTCGCCGACGGTTGCGATTTCGCGCTGGCAGAAGGTGCCCTCCTTCGCCTACGCGCATCTCGACATGCTGCCGGCGCCGGCGATGTCCGCCTCCGACCAGACGCTGTCGTTTCCGGAAACCCGCCGCCGCCTCCGCGGCGAAGCCCCGCTCACCGCGCCATGGCCGCGTGAACTGTCGTTGCAGGCAATGACCGCCCGGGCGACTCTGCCGGTACCGTCAAAGAGCCTGTTCGAAATCATGGAGCGTCGCAGCGCGCCGATCACGGCGCTGGTGCGGCTGCCGCATCATGCCCAGGGGCAGCAGGGCTCCGACGCCGTGGCCCGACCGATCACGATCGAGGCCAGCGCGGCCCGCCGCGCCATTCCCGGCAGCATGCCAGTGACGCAGCCGGGCCTGCAGCCGGGTCCGCACGCCTTCCGCTAG
- a CDS encoding M15 family metallopeptidase: MTAWPKDNQTARNAFYGDPGKGQIAAQMVPVVPPFAMYYESKRVKAIQFHRKAAPALLAALNEIWDYCQHDQAKVDAAGVSKYAGAYNHRLVRGSKTKWSNHAYAAAIDLNAGENALGVAKGTMPQFVVDAFCRQGAMWGGWYSSRPDWMHFEFVDNGGRQPKSPRPVFGKVARLFDEPAAAPQDELEDRPEPVPVLDAAPVAGDVDGDPELFSVKKRLRAMNYNPGVQSGVWGGMTAGAIAGFINDRSGLNMLAPTSLETFNDIRDELKAELSKAEGETPPFVRPVTPARANAEPGTVAAVAPEVVPAKRGFVAAAWGSVLAFLSAVWSTVSGYVGQAWDWFTGNKDSLPTDPSYVSTAWGYVQQVPGPVWGFVAAAGLGFIAWNAFNSVRISTESVKTGARQ; the protein is encoded by the coding sequence GTGACCGCATGGCCGAAAGACAACCAGACCGCCAGGAATGCCTTCTACGGCGACCCCGGCAAGGGGCAGATCGCCGCCCAGATGGTGCCTGTCGTGCCGCCGTTCGCGATGTATTATGAGAGCAAGCGGGTCAAGGCAATCCAGTTTCACCGCAAGGCGGCGCCGGCGCTGCTGGCCGCGCTGAACGAGATCTGGGACTACTGCCAGCACGACCAGGCCAAGGTCGATGCGGCCGGCGTCTCGAAATATGCCGGGGCCTACAATCACCGGCTGGTGCGGGGATCCAAGACCAAGTGGTCGAACCACGCATATGCCGCAGCGATCGATCTGAATGCCGGCGAGAACGCGCTGGGCGTTGCCAAGGGTACCATGCCGCAGTTCGTGGTCGACGCCTTCTGCCGGCAGGGCGCGATGTGGGGCGGCTGGTATAGCTCTCGGCCTGACTGGATGCATTTCGAGTTCGTCGACAACGGCGGTCGGCAGCCTAAGTCGCCGCGGCCGGTATTCGGCAAGGTGGCGCGGCTGTTTGATGAGCCCGCGGCAGCACCACAGGATGAACTCGAGGACCGCCCGGAACCGGTGCCTGTCCTCGATGCCGCGCCGGTCGCCGGTGACGTCGACGGCGACCCCGAGCTGTTCTCGGTCAAGAAGCGCCTCCGGGCGATGAACTATAACCCAGGCGTGCAGAGCGGCGTCTGGGGCGGCATGACGGCTGGCGCCATCGCGGGCTTCATCAATGACCGCTCTGGCTTGAACATGCTGGCGCCGACGTCGCTGGAGACGTTCAATGACATCAGGGACGAGCTCAAGGCTGAACTGAGCAAGGCGGAGGGCGAAACGCCGCCTTTTGTCCGGCCGGTCACACCAGCCCGCGCCAACGCCGAGCCGGGCACGGTGGCGGCCGTGGCGCCCGAGGTCGTGCCTGCCAAGCGCGGCTTCGTCGCCGCGGCCTGGGGCTCGGTTCTGGCCTTCCTGTCGGCGGTCTGGTCGACGGTGAGCGGCTACGTCGGACAGGCGTGGGACTGGTTCACCGGCAACAAGGACAGCCTGCCGACCGATCCCAGCTACGTCAGCACGGCGTGGGGCTATGTCCAGCAGGTGCCGGGCCCGGTGTGGGGGTTCGTTGCCGCGGCCGGCCTTGGCTTCATCGCGTGGAACGCCTTCAACAGCGTCCGCATCAGCACCGAGTCCGTGAAGACGGGGGCGCGGCAATGA